Proteins from a genomic interval of Schaalia odontolytica:
- a CDS encoding SAV_915 family protein: protein MFNEARVLLAYSSLDRLLDGLGETQPWGLIETKRLPELKEEIGFDAIEVDRYFEPEARERKPQ, encoded by the coding sequence ATGTTCAACGAAGCACGCGTACTTCTAGCGTACTCGTCCCTCGATCGTCTCCTTGACGGACTGGGCGAAACGCAACCATGGGGCCTCATCGAAACGAAGCGTCTCCCAGAACTCAAAGAGGAAATAGGATTTGACGCGATCGAAGTAGATCGATATTTCGAGCCCGAAGCGCGCGAACGGAAGCCACAATGA
- a CDS encoding WXG100 family type VII secretion target: protein MGMVAGNGGHPQDAVGLIDTRIYGNPEEIREAAAAIEKLHNTFSDAFIEMMNSLVPMPEYWAGKSADAYEQALFDFRLKTEENSDFAYRSWEAMRAYAQQLDYHYRDMETIRTNARACGLDVINEYDIAAPPLLGQEPPMPAPNASMHEQDQYRADIYEYEQHKQRLRDFAELRERARLVRYDLEQWVIKHLQSVQVNAPEPFMKETQDGTLEKLKTHWTIASMATETSMKTRQKTRLEKLEKANSRFTRVAQDPSMKRVPPLMNQSLSKAMEARKNYRTASNVASTTAKNINRINNLLLAYEVATSDEPSATAVSGVAGIVGGYIGSSLAAEITVTLTAPAVVLAGSEVVAAAAAAAGSAYLANVAYKQVPLEYRERIDNTLWHLPYYVGLGW from the coding sequence ATGGGAATGGTAGCAGGAAACGGAGGACATCCTCAAGATGCCGTCGGCCTCATTGACACGAGAATTTATGGAAACCCCGAAGAGATCCGCGAAGCTGCGGCAGCCATCGAAAAGCTCCATAATACCTTCTCCGATGCATTTATCGAGATGATGAATTCCCTCGTTCCCATGCCCGAATACTGGGCAGGAAAGAGTGCTGACGCCTACGAACAAGCACTATTTGATTTTCGTTTAAAAACCGAAGAAAACTCCGATTTTGCATACAGGTCATGGGAAGCAATGCGCGCATACGCGCAACAGCTCGACTACCACTACCGCGACATGGAGACGATCCGCACAAATGCCAGAGCATGCGGACTTGACGTAATTAATGAATACGATATCGCTGCCCCTCCACTTCTCGGTCAAGAACCACCAATGCCCGCACCCAACGCGTCGATGCATGAACAAGACCAATACCGTGCTGACATTTACGAATATGAGCAGCACAAGCAGCGCTTAAGGGACTTTGCTGAACTCCGCGAGAGAGCTCGCCTCGTTCGATACGATCTTGAGCAATGGGTAATTAAACATCTACAGAGCGTGCAAGTCAATGCCCCAGAACCTTTTATGAAAGAAACACAGGACGGAACACTGGAGAAATTGAAGACCCACTGGACCATAGCTTCTATGGCGACCGAAACTTCAATGAAGACACGCCAAAAGACAAGACTGGAGAAGCTTGAAAAGGCTAATTCACGCTTCACTAGAGTAGCGCAGGATCCGTCAATGAAGAGGGTTCCACCCCTAATGAATCAGAGCTTGTCAAAGGCTATGGAAGCAAGGAAAAACTACCGCACCGCTTCCAATGTTGCGTCTACAACCGCAAAGAACATCAACCGAATCAATAATCTATTGCTTGCGTACGAAGTAGCAACGAGCGACGAGCCATCTGCGACTGCAGTATCTGGTGTTGCTGGCATCGTTGGGGGATACATCGGGTCATCGCTTGCAGCGGAAATTACCGTTACACTCACTGCTCCTGCTGTCGTTCTAGCTGGCAGTGAGGTAGTGGCTGCCGCGGCCGCGGCGGCCGGTTCCGCCTATCTAGCCAACGTTGCTTACAAACAGGTACCTCTTGAATATCGTGAACGCATCGACAACACTCTCTGGCATCTGCCGTACTACGTCGGATTAGGCTGGTGA
- a CDS encoding ROK family transcriptional regulator, translating into MPTHSDSVDEAAHISRVPIASPRASERRISADNRGVKSENVRASNMSTVLRNILVSPGEVTRAGLSLRTGMTRATISRLVDDLVGADLVREVEPGDGGGRGRPANRLTPAEGSAAALGVEVDVTSLDIMLVDLAGRELGHRRIERDLADSAPAETMAFAAREARTLLEETLPDGALFLGMGVGLPGLVSPTRLALAPNLGWRDIPHAQLLAPLADLNPIVVANEADLAAYAVAYTRPGVADGPSTFVYVSGEVGVGAGVIVDHRPMSGARAWSGEIGHMCADPNGPLCRCGARGCLEAYLGVRALAEHVGAPAGSGARDILRCAGLVDDAGFETSEYLPEAAVQERARAVLTEAGAALGRVLSGVINAMDIPHVVLGGAVAELSSALLDLAREEIETRTLQAPWSSPIVEVLTDSASLTVRGAAFRVLDSLVDDPAAFLS; encoded by the coding sequence ATGCCGACCCATTCCGACAGCGTCGACGAGGCCGCCCACATCAGCCGCGTCCCGATCGCCTCGCCGCGCGCCTCAGAGCGGAGGATAAGCGCTGATAACCGCGGCGTGAAGTCGGAAAACGTGCGAGCCTCCAACATGTCGACGGTGCTGCGCAACATCCTCGTCTCGCCGGGAGAGGTTACGCGCGCTGGCCTCTCGCTGCGCACAGGAATGACGCGCGCAACGATCTCGCGTCTCGTGGACGACCTGGTGGGTGCGGACCTCGTGCGAGAAGTCGAACCCGGTGACGGCGGCGGCCGAGGCCGCCCGGCCAACCGCCTCACCCCCGCCGAGGGAAGCGCAGCCGCCCTCGGCGTCGAAGTGGACGTTACGAGTCTTGACATCATGCTCGTTGACCTTGCTGGACGGGAGCTTGGGCACCGCCGGATCGAGCGCGATCTCGCCGACAGTGCACCGGCTGAGACGATGGCGTTCGCGGCCCGCGAGGCCCGCACGTTGCTCGAAGAAACCCTGCCTGACGGTGCCCTCTTCCTGGGCATGGGAGTGGGGCTGCCGGGGCTCGTGTCGCCGACCCGCCTCGCGCTTGCCCCAAACCTGGGATGGCGCGACATTCCGCACGCTCAGCTGCTGGCCCCCCTCGCCGACCTCAACCCGATAGTCGTTGCGAATGAAGCGGACCTGGCGGCCTACGCGGTCGCATACACGCGTCCGGGTGTGGCCGACGGGCCCTCGACCTTCGTGTACGTGTCGGGTGAGGTGGGCGTTGGCGCGGGTGTCATCGTCGATCACCGCCCGATGAGCGGGGCGCGCGCCTGGTCTGGCGAAATTGGGCATATGTGTGCCGATCCGAACGGACCCCTGTGCCGCTGCGGGGCGCGGGGATGCCTCGAGGCGTACCTGGGCGTGCGCGCCCTCGCCGAGCACGTGGGCGCTCCCGCGGGGTCCGGGGCGCGTGACATTTTGCGCTGCGCGGGTCTCGTCGACGACGCTGGATTCGAGACCTCCGAGTATCTTCCTGAGGCGGCAGTGCAGGAGCGTGCGCGCGCCGTGCTGACGGAGGCCGGAGCAGCCCTCGGGCGCGTGTTGTCGGGCGTCATTAATGCGATGGACATTCCACACGTCGTCCTGGGTGGCGCGGTTGCTGAACTGAGTAGTGCCCTGCTGGATCTGGCCCGCGAAGAAATTGAGACGCGGACGCTGCAGGCCCCGTGGTCGTCGCCGATCGTTGAAGTATTAACGGATTCTGCGTCGCTGACGGTGCGGGGTGCAGCATTCCGAGTGCTGGATTCGCTTGTGGACGACCCCGCCGCCTTCCTGAGTTAA
- a CDS encoding endonuclease domain-containing protein: MIDNEVPSLQAIRESLVTPDHEPNRMRISRAARSGTLARIARGIYLPTSTLEGHPLWLQKTIVRGSRICALSMRRHDHILTGECAGWILGLPVITDKGPITAYAPISCGERRLSFHAVHIGSKLIMPAGQASIVRTSLPAHQIAEGFAIPFAPRIVVDCARLAAEEQAFALTCAGIAQLASYSRFDQLASRERAEQARHDLLRELASLPRSSRGTSQARWVISHADAGCESPGESRVLHALILAGIKGITTQEEVRCSGHTFFIDIALPGLKIAIEFDGRIKYGDSVQEVHETIEAEQRRARLLQLAGWRIIRIRWSDLRRLDEVVAQVLVAIRQRAGR, from the coding sequence ATGATCGACAACGAAGTACCGTCGCTGCAGGCGATTCGGGAGTCTCTCGTCACACCAGACCATGAACCGAATCGGATGCGCATCAGCCGAGCAGCTCGGAGCGGAACCCTCGCCAGGATCGCGCGGGGAATCTACCTCCCCACTTCAACTCTTGAGGGGCATCCTCTGTGGCTCCAAAAGACGATTGTTCGCGGGTCTCGCATCTGCGCCCTGAGCATGCGACGGCACGATCATATTCTGACTGGCGAGTGTGCGGGATGGATCCTCGGCCTCCCCGTCATCACCGACAAGGGGCCTATTACCGCCTATGCACCGATCAGCTGTGGCGAGCGGAGGCTCTCTTTCCATGCGGTTCACATCGGCTCCAAACTGATTATGCCGGCGGGACAAGCCTCAATCGTCCGAACATCTCTTCCTGCACACCAGATTGCAGAAGGCTTCGCCATCCCTTTCGCTCCGCGCATCGTGGTCGACTGCGCGCGGCTAGCCGCAGAGGAGCAGGCCTTTGCTCTGACGTGCGCCGGCATAGCTCAGCTGGCGAGCTACTCGCGCTTCGACCAGCTCGCCTCACGCGAACGAGCCGAACAGGCACGTCACGATCTTCTGCGGGAACTCGCGTCACTCCCCCGCTCGAGCCGCGGCACAAGCCAAGCGCGGTGGGTCATTTCCCACGCGGATGCCGGATGCGAGTCCCCTGGAGAATCTCGCGTTCTCCACGCTTTGATCCTGGCAGGAATCAAGGGAATCACCACGCAGGAAGAAGTACGCTGCAGCGGGCACACCTTCTTCATTGATATCGCGCTTCCCGGTCTGAAAATCGCCATCGAGTTCGATGGGCGCATCAAGTACGGCGACAGCGTTCAGGAAGTGCACGAGACTATCGAGGCGGAGCAGCGTCGAGCTCGCCTCCTCCAACTGGCCGGGTGGCGCATCATCCGCATTCGCTGGTCCGATCTGCGACGTCTCGACGAGGTTGTCGCGCAGGTTCTCGTTGCAATCCGCCAGCGCGCCGGCCGCTGA
- the xylA gene encoding xylose isomerase — MTTTHDNKFSFGLWTVGWNAVDPFGTGTRPVLDPWEYTAKLAEVGAWGITFHDNDVFDFDASDQERHERAMKVKEAADAVGLVIEMVTTNTFTHPVFKDGGLTNNDRSIRRFGLRKILRNVDLAAEMGATTFVMWGGREGAEYDSSKDLNAAFDRYKEGLDTVAAYIKSRGYDLRIGLEPKPNEPRGDIFLPTVGHALALIAQLDNGDIVGLNPETGHEQMAGLNYTHALAQALNAGKLFHIDLNGQSGIKYDQDKAFGHGDLASAFFTVDLLENGFPCGGPRYEGPRHFDYKPSRTEGMEGVWESARANMEMYLMLARKARAFREDPTTRELLEAASVSELAQPTLAQGESLEDFLADRGDEEFDATAAGAREYHFVELYQQAMRHLVG, encoded by the coding sequence ATGACAACCACCCACGACAACAAGTTCTCCTTCGGCCTGTGGACCGTCGGATGGAACGCGGTCGACCCCTTTGGGACGGGGACCCGCCCGGTCCTCGACCCGTGGGAGTACACGGCGAAACTCGCGGAGGTCGGCGCGTGGGGCATCACCTTCCACGACAATGACGTGTTCGACTTCGACGCATCGGACCAGGAGCGCCACGAGCGTGCCATGAAGGTGAAGGAGGCAGCCGACGCCGTCGGCCTCGTCATCGAGATGGTCACGACCAACACCTTCACCCATCCAGTGTTCAAGGATGGCGGCCTGACGAACAATGACCGTTCGATCCGCCGTTTCGGCCTGCGTAAGATCCTGCGCAACGTGGATCTTGCTGCGGAGATGGGGGCAACAACCTTCGTCATGTGGGGCGGGCGCGAGGGCGCAGAGTACGACTCGTCGAAGGACCTGAACGCGGCATTCGACCGCTACAAGGAGGGACTCGACACGGTCGCCGCCTACATCAAGTCGCGTGGTTACGATCTCCGGATCGGCTTGGAACCCAAACCGAACGAGCCCCGCGGCGACATCTTCTTGCCCACGGTTGGCCACGCTCTCGCACTGATCGCACAGCTGGACAACGGGGACATTGTGGGTCTGAATCCCGAGACCGGCCACGAGCAGATGGCCGGCTTGAACTACACGCACGCGCTCGCGCAGGCGCTCAACGCGGGCAAGCTCTTCCACATCGACCTGAACGGACAATCGGGCATCAAGTACGACCAGGACAAGGCATTCGGTCACGGCGACTTGGCCAGCGCGTTCTTCACGGTCGACCTGCTGGAGAACGGATTCCCATGCGGTGGGCCTCGCTACGAGGGGCCGCGCCACTTCGACTACAAGCCGAGCCGCACGGAGGGCATGGAGGGCGTGTGGGAGTCCGCGCGCGCAAACATGGAGATGTATCTGATGCTGGCGCGCAAGGCCCGCGCATTCCGCGAGGACCCCACGACCCGGGAGCTGCTGGAGGCAGCATCGGTGTCTGAGCTGGCCCAGCCGACGCTCGCGCAGGGAGAGTCCCTGGAGGACTTCCTGGCCGACCGCGGCGACGAGGAGTTCGATGCGACCGCGGCGGGGGCACGCGAGTATCACTTTGTTGAGCTGTACCAGCAGGCAATGCGTCACCTGGTCGGCTGA
- a CDS encoding xylulokinase codes for MITRPYVAGVDSSTQSCKVVVWDPAEGRVVREGRAPHPEGTEVDPEAWWQAFLAAAEAAGGFEDVRALSIGGQQHGMVVLDERGRVIRPALLWNDTRSASAARELIAEREDGCRDAENAGGASGAAWWANATGSVPVASLTVTKLRWLADNEPEAARRVAAVCLPHDYLTWRIAGGFDRVGLEGLATDRSDASGTGYVDRSGRTYRRDIVAQALRCDAARAERIALPRIVGPHEAVGCGDEARGWGEITLGPGAGDNAAAALGVGLRPGSALLSLGTSGVVAAVSERPVSDPSGLVTGFSDASGRWLPLACTLNASRIIDAMMRVTGLGYEEFDEAALSVPDAGGLRLIPYFEGERTPNLPEATASLEGMTLSNCDRAHVARATIEGLLALMRGALDAVRAQGVAVERVLLVGGGARSSAVRALASEALGATVEVPHPGEYVALGAAMQAATVEVSPPAFPRVEDGSARAGETNV; via the coding sequence ATGATTACGCGCCCCTATGTCGCAGGCGTCGATTCGTCGACGCAGTCGTGCAAGGTGGTTGTCTGGGACCCGGCTGAGGGCAGGGTTGTGCGCGAGGGGCGCGCCCCTCACCCGGAGGGTACCGAGGTGGATCCCGAGGCCTGGTGGCAGGCGTTTCTCGCGGCGGCGGAGGCGGCCGGCGGGTTCGAGGACGTGCGCGCTCTGAGCATCGGCGGCCAGCAGCACGGAATGGTCGTCCTGGACGAGCGCGGTCGGGTGATCCGACCGGCATTGCTGTGGAACGACACGCGCAGTGCGTCTGCGGCCCGTGAGCTGATAGCTGAGCGCGAGGACGGGTGCCGCGACGCCGAGAACGCGGGCGGCGCGTCGGGCGCGGCTTGGTGGGCCAACGCGACGGGATCCGTTCCCGTGGCATCGTTGACGGTCACGAAGCTGCGTTGGCTGGCAGATAACGAGCCGGAGGCCGCTCGGCGGGTGGCCGCCGTGTGCCTGCCTCACGACTACCTGACATGGAGGATCGCGGGAGGTTTCGATCGGGTCGGCCTGGAGGGCTTGGCGACCGATCGATCCGACGCCTCGGGCACGGGATACGTTGACCGGTCGGGTCGGACGTACCGGCGCGACATTGTGGCGCAGGCACTACGGTGCGACGCCGCCCGGGCCGAGCGGATCGCTCTCCCGCGGATTGTTGGCCCGCACGAGGCCGTGGGCTGCGGGGACGAGGCGCGGGGCTGGGGTGAGATCACGCTGGGTCCGGGCGCGGGAGATAACGCGGCGGCTGCACTGGGTGTCGGGTTGAGGCCGGGATCGGCGCTGCTCAGCCTGGGGACGTCGGGGGTGGTTGCGGCCGTCTCGGAGCGTCCGGTGTCGGACCCGTCGGGTCTTGTGACGGGTTTCTCGGACGCGTCGGGCCGGTGGCTGCCACTGGCGTGCACTCTCAACGCATCCCGGATCATCGACGCGATGATGCGGGTGACGGGCCTGGGTTACGAGGAGTTCGACGAGGCGGCCCTGTCGGTCCCGGACGCGGGCGGGCTGCGGCTGATCCCATACTTCGAGGGCGAGCGCACGCCGAATCTTCCGGAGGCGACGGCAAGCCTGGAGGGGATGACCCTGTCCAATTGTGACCGCGCGCACGTTGCCCGCGCAACGATCGAGGGGCTGCTGGCTCTGATGCGCGGGGCGCTGGACGCGGTGCGCGCGCAGGGGGTTGCGGTCGAGCGCGTGCTTCTGGTCGGCGGGGGCGCCCGGTCGAGCGCGGTGCGCGCCCTGGCCTCGGAGGCGCTGGGGGCCACCGTCGAGGTTCCCCATCCCGGGGAGTACGTTGCCCTGGGTGCGGCGATGCAGGCTGCCACCGTGGAGGTTTCTCCTCCGGCGTTCCCGCGGGTCGAGGACGGATCCGCGAGGGCGGGTGAGACGAATGTTTGA
- a CDS encoding MalY/PatB family protein has translation MFDESIVRWGTHSAKWDLLAADLGQDAVSLSVADMEFATCPAVSRAITRACEPGIFGYTEVFDDFREAVRGWQARRHGWSPAVGDVHFFPRIVQCVSALCAIVFPGQLGRAPRVVTLDPAYGPIIEVVERAGCELRRVPLDLSEGRVVIPERRFAEAMRDADLLLWCNPHNPTGRVWTSEELDMVSALALTYGVTVLSDDIHADFQRPGRNGYQPLAIHSQQLWESGRLIQCCSPGKTFNSAGLEASAIVVRGVLGARLEEAKRLMGLHNPNFFAIPAAIAAWNEGDEWVDQLRERIDANLRVAVARLREELPLARVVDPDGTYLVWVDARSYLPSATLLAEAVARSRVAVSAGEDFGEQYEGFFRINVALPKRDLERALERLCEAILALSVH, from the coding sequence ATGTTTGACGAGTCGATCGTTCGCTGGGGCACGCACAGCGCGAAGTGGGACCTGCTGGCCGCCGACCTCGGACAAGACGCTGTGTCCCTGTCCGTGGCGGACATGGAGTTCGCGACGTGCCCCGCGGTGTCGCGCGCGATCACGCGGGCGTGCGAGCCGGGCATCTTCGGCTACACGGAGGTCTTCGATGACTTCCGCGAGGCCGTGCGGGGGTGGCAGGCGCGTCGCCACGGGTGGAGTCCCGCGGTAGGCGACGTGCATTTCTTCCCTCGCATCGTCCAGTGCGTGTCGGCCCTGTGTGCGATCGTCTTTCCCGGGCAGTTGGGACGCGCGCCCCGGGTTGTCACTCTGGATCCCGCGTATGGACCCATCATCGAGGTCGTCGAGCGCGCCGGCTGCGAGCTGCGTCGGGTCCCCCTGGACCTGTCGGAGGGGCGCGTCGTCATCCCCGAGCGGCGCTTCGCGGAGGCCATGCGGGACGCGGACCTGCTCCTGTGGTGCAACCCGCACAATCCGACGGGCCGGGTGTGGACATCGGAGGAGCTCGACATGGTCTCCGCGCTCGCTCTCACCTATGGCGTGACGGTCCTTTCCGACGATATTCACGCCGACTTTCAGCGCCCGGGTCGAAACGGCTACCAGCCGCTGGCCATCCACTCGCAGCAGCTGTGGGAGTCCGGCCGACTCATTCAGTGTTGCTCTCCGGGCAAGACGTTCAACAGCGCGGGTCTGGAGGCCTCGGCAATCGTCGTTCGCGGGGTACTCGGTGCGCGCCTCGAGGAGGCCAAGCGCCTCATGGGCCTGCACAACCCGAATTTCTTCGCGATTCCGGCGGCGATCGCAGCATGGAACGAGGGTGATGAGTGGGTGGACCAGCTGCGTGAGCGGATTGACGCGAATCTTCGCGTCGCGGTTGCTCGTCTGAGGGAGGAGCTTCCGCTGGCTCGGGTCGTTGACCCCGATGGGACGTATCTCGTGTGGGTGGATGCTCGCTCGTATCTGCCCTCCGCGACGCTTCTGGCCGAGGCGGTGGCCCGCTCGCGGGTTGCCGTATCTGCCGGGGAGGACTTCGGGGAGCAATACGAGGGATTCTTCCGCATCAACGTCGCGCTTCCCAAGCGCGATCTCGAGCGCGCACTCGAGCGCCTGTGCGAGGCGATCCTCGCTCTTTCAGTTCACTGA
- the nhaC gene encoding Na+/H+ antiporter NhaC: MSETQSGKRAHRAPSLLIAAIPAVTLIALLGGGYIAASLPVEPLLIASAVVAGLVALYLGYTWDEIIGAIAEKIAKTMPAILILIVVGALIGTWMAGGTIPMLIYYGLKIINPQFLALIALVVTAIVSLCTGTSWGSAGTIGVAFMGVAVGVDANLPMVAGAIVAGAYFGDKLSPLSDTTNIASLATGVNLFTHIRHLMWTTVPAFLTSAAVYLIFGLQSSGGAVPEKVGTILATLDSAFNWNLLLLVPVVVVLAGSVMKLPTVPVMLVSCATAMFNAVVFQHVSFKDSVVASVDGFKIKMVGKAGFAADSVIEDVTRLLERGGMNSMMSVLLICFCAIAFAGTVSVSGSLDVLISSLLAPVKSTFALIASTIVTGLAVIGITSNGQVSLLIPGEMLRGEYIKRGLHPKNLSRTIEDAATVWEPILPWTSAGAYMAGTLGVATLSYMPWAISNWIAILFALVWGATGIGIAKLTPEEQEALEAEG; encoded by the coding sequence ATGTCAGAGACTCAGTCGGGCAAGCGCGCTCACCGCGCTCCTTCCCTGCTGATCGCGGCCATTCCCGCGGTCACACTGATCGCGCTGTTGGGGGGCGGCTACATTGCGGCCAGCCTGCCGGTGGAGCCGCTGCTGATCGCCTCGGCGGTTGTCGCGGGGCTCGTTGCCCTCTACCTGGGGTACACGTGGGATGAGATCATCGGGGCAATCGCGGAGAAGATCGCGAAGACCATGCCGGCGATCCTGATCCTGATCGTCGTCGGCGCGCTGATCGGCACGTGGATGGCCGGCGGGACCATTCCTATGCTCATCTACTACGGGCTGAAGATCATTAACCCGCAGTTCCTCGCGCTGATCGCCCTGGTGGTGACCGCCATCGTGTCGCTGTGTACGGGCACGTCGTGGGGGTCGGCGGGCACGATCGGCGTGGCGTTCATGGGCGTTGCGGTTGGCGTTGACGCGAACCTGCCGATGGTGGCGGGAGCCATCGTGGCGGGTGCCTACTTCGGCGATAAGCTCTCTCCCCTGTCGGATACGACGAACATCGCGTCGCTGGCAACGGGCGTCAACCTGTTCACTCACATTCGGCACCTGATGTGGACGACGGTGCCCGCATTCCTGACGTCGGCCGCCGTGTACCTGATCTTCGGCCTGCAGTCCTCGGGTGGAGCGGTGCCCGAGAAGGTGGGGACGATCCTCGCGACCCTGGATTCCGCGTTCAACTGGAACCTGCTTCTGCTGGTTCCCGTGGTGGTCGTCCTCGCCGGGTCCGTGATGAAGCTGCCGACGGTTCCCGTCATGCTCGTCTCGTGCGCGACGGCTATGTTCAACGCGGTTGTGTTCCAGCACGTCTCTTTCAAGGATTCCGTGGTTGCCTCGGTGGATGGGTTCAAGATCAAGATGGTCGGCAAGGCGGGCTTCGCGGCCGACTCGGTGATTGAGGACGTGACGCGCCTGCTCGAGCGCGGCGGCATGAACTCGATGATGAGCGTCCTGCTGATTTGTTTCTGCGCGATCGCCTTCGCGGGCACCGTGTCCGTGTCCGGGTCGCTGGACGTGCTGATTTCGAGCCTGCTGGCTCCCGTGAAGTCGACCTTCGCGCTGATCGCGTCGACGATCGTGACGGGCCTGGCGGTCATCGGCATCACGTCGAACGGTCAGGTGTCGCTGCTGATTCCGGGTGAGATGCTGCGCGGAGAGTACATCAAGCGCGGCCTGCACCCGAAGAATCTGTCTCGGACCATCGAGGATGCGGCGACCGTGTGGGAACCGATCTTGCCGTGGACGTCGGCGGGCGCCTACATGGCGGGGACGCTCG